Proteins from a single region of Methanobrevibacter boviskoreani JH1:
- a CDS encoding BREX system ATP-binding domain-containing protein, which produces MDKEDMINALKNGNVPKDGARELCIGRDKEIEEFEYILERVKEGKSVVKFIDGEFGAGKSFFLKVIEEMAYQDNFVISKVTLSNSVPFNKIDVVYRNIVQSLTCKTGTSLRHIIDRWYTDIRVMALEETTDPVEEEDIVRQTIQDDLRQTREHSNSFAVSIENYCKFLDEGDEETANYAQAWLQGDSNIPSKFKRKFGVKGDVTKENTFNFIEALSVFIKSVGYSGLVVLIDEAEYIMNLIRTNMRDTAYNYMRDIFDLSSSNEFENILFVFAGTPRLFDDTKKGIPSYEALNDRIEDKVDSEYRDLRKPIIVLQGFTDDELVDISKNIISLHEDVYDWNGQELVYPVLDDIVEHYQQNASLTGGRVTPRLFVRSIIAILDIIQQNPDDFTSSEDILNIFDEKQSEFIDYDFDDDWG; this is translated from the coding sequence ATGGATAAAGAAGATATGATTAATGCATTAAAAAATGGTAATGTACCTAAAGATGGTGCAAGGGAATTATGTATTGGTCGAGATAAGGAAATAGAAGAATTTGAATATATTCTTGAAAGAGTTAAAGAGGGTAAATCTGTAGTGAAATTTATTGACGGTGAATTCGGTGCAGGTAAATCATTCTTTCTAAAGGTTATTGAAGAGATGGCATATCAGGATAACTTCGTAATTTCTAAGGTGACTTTAAGTAACTCTGTTCCATTTAATAAAATCGATGTTGTATATAGGAATATTGTGCAATCATTAACATGTAAAACAGGAACTAGTTTGAGACATATCATTGATAGATGGTACACGGATATTAGGGTAATGGCTTTGGAGGAGACAACTGATCCTGTAGAAGAGGAGGACATAGTACGCCAAACTATTCAGGATGATTTAAGACAAACACGTGAACACTCTAATTCATTTGCAGTTTCTATTGAAAACTATTGCAAGTTTCTAGATGAGGGTGATGAGGAAACTGCTAACTATGCTCAGGCATGGCTTCAGGGTGATTCAAATATTCCCTCCAAATTTAAAAGGAAATTTGGAGTTAAAGGTGATGTTACAAAAGAAAATACCTTTAATTTTATAGAGGCATTATCTGTTTTTATAAAATCTGTAGGATATTCTGGTCTGGTAGTTCTTATTGATGAGGCCGAATATATCATGAACTTGATAAGAACCAATATGAGGGATACTGCATATAACTATATGAGGGATATCTTTGATTTATCCAGTAGTAATGAGTTTGAAAATATTTTATTTGTGTTTGCAGGAACTCCAAGGTTATTCGATGATACTAAAAAGGGTATACCTTCCTATGAGGCATTGAATGATAGAATAGAGGATAAGGTTGACAGTGAATATAGGGATTTGAGAAAACCTATCATTGTGCTTCAGGGATTCACCGATGATGAACTTGTGGATATTAGTAAAAACATAATATCATTACATGAGGATGTTTATGATTGGAATGGTCAGGAATTGGTGTATCCTGTTTTAGATGATATTGTGGAGCATTATCAGCAAAACGCATCTTTAACTGGAGGTAGAGTTACTCCAAGATTATTTGTAAGATCAATTATAGCTATTTTGGATATAATTCAACAGAATCCAGATGACTTCACAT
- a CDS encoding EVE domain-containing protein gives MDRVSKSEGKFYIFKFDEKYLNDINDGKALFSHKKRGVFQKIEANDNILLLSKHDNKLSFLAYTQVSEVFEDNDEENFNPRKLKLKGIKYFTYPIILKDIADKLDFISNPDKPSGSIQEYKEISIKDFKCIYNQSPHINKLPYYLNRIDFNLKEFILDSMKSLYGFLKQYNGGRNQIEIKTFIKLLKNLLSNYNINLSYNELKDFYAHNVWQLNFKHNPSRDPNKFVYLYDSNGDKHNFSYISFIS, from the coding sequence ATGGATAGAGTAAGTAAAAGTGAAGGTAAATTCTATATTTTTAAGTTTGATGAGAAATACCTAAATGATATTAATGATGGTAAAGCATTATTCTCACATAAAAAAAGAGGTGTTTTTCAGAAAATAGAGGCTAATGACAATATTCTACTTCTTTCAAAACATGATAATAAACTATCTTTTCTGGCTTATACCCAGGTCAGTGAGGTATTTGAGGATAACGATGAGGAGAACTTTAACCCTAGAAAATTAAAACTTAAAGGAATTAAATATTTTACATATCCCATCATATTAAAGGATATTGCAGATAAATTGGATTTTATAAGTAATCCTGATAAACCTTCAGGTTCCATTCAGGAGTATAAGGAAATCTCAATAAAGGATTTCAAATGTATTTATAATCAGTCTCCACATATAAATAAGTTACCTTATTATTTAAATAGGATAGATTTTAATCTTAAGGAATTTATCTTAGATAGTATGAAATCATTGTATGGTTTTTTAAAACAGTATAATGGAGGAAGAAATCAAATTGAGATTAAGACATTTATAAAGCTATTAAAGAATTTGTTATCTAATTATAACATTAATTTATCTTATAACGAGCTTAAAGACTTTTATGCTCATAATGTATGGCAATTAAATTTTAAGCATAATCCCTCAAGGGATCCTAATAAGTTTGTATATCTCTATGATTCCAATGGAGATAAACATAATTTCAGTTATATTAGCTTTATATCTTAA